A portion of the Laribacter hongkongensis DSM 14985 genome contains these proteins:
- the trkA gene encoding Trk system potassium transporter TrkA: MKILILGGGQVGSSVVENLCGDANDITVVDLDADLLKTLQDRYDIQTIAGNAAHPSVLEAAGADDTDMLLALTRDDETNLIACKLAGTLFNIPTKIARVRAADYVEYKNGSVLEQFTVDTSICPEQIVTDNLYDLFSFPGALQVLEFAGGRVRLVVVNAHEGGQLVGKPLRQISDDLPESECRICAIYRRDRLVIPDGSTVIEPDDEVFFVADTEHIRDILQELRASERPIRRAMIAGGGNIGYRLARKLETGYEVKIIEKRRARCEWLTGHLDHALVLAGEATDEDLLDSENIDQMDVFCALTNDDEDNIMSALLAKRLGARRVIALVNRGSYVDLLQGNRIDVVVSPNLSTIGSILAYIRRGDVEAVHPLRRGAAEAMEAIVHGDRKTSRLVGRMIDEVALPEGCYISALVRQGSVLMAHHDVIIESGDHLIVFVSRRRQIHEIEKLFEVRLGFF; this comes from the coding sequence GTGAAAATCCTTATCCTTGGCGGCGGCCAGGTCGGCTCCAGCGTGGTGGAAAACCTGTGCGGCGACGCCAACGACATCACCGTGGTGGACCTGGACGCAGACCTGCTCAAAACCCTGCAGGACCGCTACGACATCCAGACCATCGCCGGCAACGCGGCGCATCCGTCCGTGCTCGAAGCGGCCGGCGCCGACGATACCGACATGCTGCTGGCCCTGACGCGGGATGACGAAACCAACCTCATCGCCTGCAAGCTCGCCGGTACGCTGTTCAACATCCCGACCAAGATCGCCCGCGTCCGCGCTGCCGACTATGTCGAGTACAAGAACGGCAGCGTGCTGGAACAGTTCACCGTCGATACCAGCATCTGCCCCGAGCAGATCGTGACTGACAACCTTTACGACCTGTTCAGCTTTCCGGGCGCCTTGCAAGTACTGGAATTCGCCGGTGGCCGTGTGCGGCTGGTGGTGGTCAATGCCCACGAGGGCGGACAGCTGGTCGGCAAACCGCTGCGCCAGATCAGCGACGACCTGCCCGAATCCGAGTGCCGCATCTGTGCCATCTACCGCCGTGACCGGCTGGTGATTCCGGACGGCAGCACGGTGATCGAGCCGGACGATGAGGTGTTTTTCGTCGCAGACACCGAACACATCCGCGACATCCTGCAAGAACTGCGCGCCAGCGAGCGCCCGATCCGGCGGGCCATGATCGCGGGAGGCGGCAATATCGGCTACCGGCTGGCCCGCAAGCTGGAAACCGGCTACGAGGTCAAGATCATTGAAAAACGCCGCGCACGCTGCGAATGGCTGACCGGCCATCTGGACCACGCCCTGGTTCTCGCCGGCGAGGCGACCGACGAAGACCTGCTCGACAGCGAAAACATCGACCAGATGGACGTTTTCTGCGCGCTGACCAATGACGACGAAGACAACATCATGTCGGCCCTGCTGGCCAAGCGACTGGGTGCCCGACGAGTGATTGCCCTGGTCAACCGTGGCAGTTACGTTGACCTGTTGCAGGGCAACCGGATTGATGTGGTCGTATCGCCCAACCTGTCGACCATCGGTTCGATCCTCGCCTATATCCGCCGTGGAGACGTGGAGGCCGTGCATCCGCTGCGACGGGGTGCTGCCGAGGCCATGGAAGCCATCGTGCACGGTGACCGCAAGACCTCCCGGCTGGTCGGGCGCATGATTGACGAAGTGGCCCTGCCGGAAGGCTGCTATATCAGCGCACTGGTGCGGCAGGGCAGCGTGCTGATGGCGCACCACGACGTGATCATCGAAAGCGGCGACCACCTCATCGTGTTTGTTTCGCGCCGCCGGCAGATCCACGAAATCGAAAAGCTGTTTGAAGTCAGGCTGGGGTTCTTTTGA
- a CDS encoding TrkH family potassium uptake protein, translating into MHKLLPILHVLSKLIMLFAGLYVVPAVVSIIYQDGTLDEFLVSMFVGMALGLLLWAVTRRYEAELKPRDGFMLVSFLWIGFAATATTPFLLHFPDLGFTSAFFEAMSGLTTTGATVLSGLDHLPPAINFWRHFLNWLGGMGIIVLAVAVLPLLGIGGMQLYKAETPGPMKDSKLSPRITHTAKNLWFAYALLTAACVVALRLAGMDWFDAVCHAFAALSLGGFSTHDASVGYFNSVPIEVVLSFFMLLAAMNFATHFLAIRDRNIRHYIRDSEAKSMLALIAISILAVSGYLTWMGIYDFVDALRHVSFNLISIATDSGFASTDFSVWPVAAPLWMLLLSCITACAGSTGGGIKMGRTLVLAKQSNGEMVKLLHPNAVVPVKIRDRVIPSNVVQSVLAFIFVYAASIVLFTFVLMVSGLDFLSSFTAVIACINNAGPGLGVVGPAENYSVLSNFQIWVCSLVMLLGRLEIFTLLILLSPAFWRK; encoded by the coding sequence ATGCACAAGCTGTTGCCCATCCTGCATGTACTGTCAAAACTGATCATGCTGTTCGCCGGCCTGTATGTCGTACCGGCGGTTGTTTCGATCATCTACCAGGACGGCACGCTGGACGAATTCCTGGTGTCGATGTTCGTGGGCATGGCTCTCGGGCTGCTGCTGTGGGCCGTCACCCGCCGTTACGAAGCCGAGCTGAAACCGCGTGACGGCTTCATGCTGGTGTCGTTCCTGTGGATCGGATTTGCCGCGACGGCCACCACGCCGTTCCTGCTGCATTTCCCGGACCTGGGCTTTACCAGTGCCTTTTTCGAGGCGATGAGCGGCCTGACCACCACAGGTGCCACGGTACTCTCCGGGCTGGATCACCTGCCCCCGGCCATCAACTTCTGGCGACACTTCCTCAACTGGCTGGGCGGCATGGGCATCATCGTGCTGGCCGTGGCCGTGCTGCCGCTCCTGGGGATCGGGGGCATGCAGCTCTACAAGGCCGAAACACCGGGCCCGATGAAGGACAGCAAGCTGAGCCCGCGCATTACCCACACGGCCAAAAACCTGTGGTTTGCCTATGCCCTGCTGACGGCCGCTTGCGTGGTGGCGCTGAGACTGGCCGGCATGGACTGGTTCGATGCCGTCTGCCATGCCTTCGCAGCCTTGAGCCTTGGCGGGTTTTCCACTCACGATGCGAGTGTCGGCTACTTCAACTCGGTGCCGATCGAAGTGGTACTGTCGTTCTTCATGCTGCTGGCCGCCATGAATTTTGCCACCCATTTCCTGGCCATCCGCGACCGCAACATCCGCCATTACATCCGGGACAGCGAAGCCAAATCCATGCTGGCACTGATCGCCATCAGCATTCTGGCCGTGTCAGGCTACCTGACCTGGATGGGGATCTATGATTTTGTCGACGCCTTGCGCCACGTGAGTTTCAACCTGATCTCGATCGCCACCGACTCCGGTTTTGCCAGCACCGACTTTTCGGTGTGGCCGGTGGCGGCTCCGCTGTGGATGCTGCTGCTGTCCTGCATCACCGCCTGTGCCGGCTCCACCGGTGGCGGCATCAAGATGGGGCGTACCCTGGTGCTGGCCAAACAGTCCAATGGCGAAATGGTCAAGTTGCTTCATCCAAATGCGGTGGTTCCGGTTAAGATCCGCGACAGGGTGATTCCTTCCAATGTGGTGCAGTCGGTGCTGGCCTTCATCTTTGTCTACGCGGCCAGCATTGTGCTGTTCACGTTTGTGCTGATGGTCAGCGGACTGGATTTCCTGTCGAGCTTCACCGCAGTCATTGCCTGCATCAACAACGCAGGTCCGGGTCTGGGCGTGGTCGGTCCGGCTGAAAACTATTCGGTTCTCAGCAACTTCCAGATCTGGGTGTGCTCGCTGGTGATGCTGCTGGGCCGTCTGGAAATCTTTACCCTGCTGATCCTGCTCAGCCCGGCCTTCTGGCGCAAATAA
- a CDS encoding lytic transglycosylase domain-containing protein encodes MRFLILPLVAALSLPAWASDADIVAARDAVRRNDVPALMTATAGSQNDLLAPYPAYWQLTRDLDNASDADVRAFMTRWPDSVLAERVRADWLRRVARRGDWSTFAAEIPALPDVALDDELRCQKLTLRVFQSDAAAIAEAKGGRWMIGKLQSPGCETLLGTLVSGGHASEADIWRRARVLMTADRLSAARDLTSGLATPLTQEQQKAAASANPSTPAGAALRLYAVTRLVNSNLAAAEAAMNQIDGRVPAAEASEVWSMIGLRAAKRQDVQLAMRAFARTNRSSLDDNQWQWWARSALRAGDWQTLEKVIDAMPDKLAQKGDWRYWKGRALMAQGKPGANGEFVKASNDGNGFYALLAREELGNSMSSPPEKWQPGRKDLARVDASPSVQRALALFQISQVYSRPEFRSDAQREWRFAMRDQDDAFLLASAERASKVGFYEMAIYSADRTDDRHDWEMRYMSPYRDSTRHYARMLDLDEAWIYGLIRQESRFVHMARSGVGAQGLMQVMPATARWIAGKMGVKDYSIMDVDTNIQFGTWYLNYVNQSLGHPVLATAGYNAGPGRARAWRAAVPLEGAIYTETIPFDETRDYVKKVMANAVHYASVFKHTPLTLKARLGTIPASVAPIDGPASAAPDGR; translated from the coding sequence ATGCGTTTCCTTATCCTCCCTCTGGTTGCCGCACTCAGCCTGCCGGCCTGGGCCAGCGATGCCGATATCGTGGCTGCCCGCGACGCCGTGCGACGCAATGACGTTCCCGCCCTGATGACGGCCACGGCCGGCTCGCAAAACGACCTGCTGGCCCCCTATCCCGCCTACTGGCAGCTGACCCGTGACCTCGACAATGCCAGCGATGCCGATGTGCGCGCCTTCATGACGCGCTGGCCTGACTCCGTACTGGCCGAGCGCGTCCGGGCCGACTGGCTGCGCCGTGTGGCCCGCCGCGGAGACTGGAGCACGTTTGCCGCCGAAATCCCGGCCCTGCCGGACGTGGCACTGGACGACGAACTGCGCTGCCAGAAACTGACGCTACGCGTGTTCCAGAGCGATGCCGCCGCCATTGCCGAAGCCAAGGGTGGCCGCTGGATGATCGGCAAGCTGCAATCTCCGGGTTGTGAAACCCTGCTGGGCACCCTGGTCAGCGGCGGACATGCCAGCGAAGCCGATATCTGGCGCCGCGCACGGGTGCTGATGACGGCCGATCGCCTGTCAGCCGCCCGTGACCTGACCTCTGGTCTGGCCACGCCGCTGACACAGGAACAGCAAAAAGCCGCAGCCAGCGCCAATCCGTCCACGCCGGCCGGTGCAGCCCTGCGTCTTTACGCCGTTACCCGGCTCGTCAACAGCAACCTGGCAGCCGCCGAAGCTGCCATGAACCAGATCGACGGGCGTGTACCGGCCGCCGAAGCCAGCGAAGTCTGGAGCATGATCGGGTTGCGGGCCGCCAAGCGCCAGGATGTGCAGCTGGCAATGCGTGCTTTTGCCAGAACCAACCGGAGCAGCCTTGACGACAACCAGTGGCAGTGGTGGGCCCGCAGCGCCCTGCGCGCGGGAGACTGGCAGACGCTGGAAAAAGTCATTGACGCCATGCCGGACAAACTGGCCCAGAAAGGCGACTGGCGTTACTGGAAGGGTCGTGCCCTGATGGCGCAAGGCAAGCCGGGCGCCAATGGCGAGTTCGTCAAGGCCTCCAACGACGGCAACGGCTTTTATGCCCTGCTGGCCCGCGAAGAACTGGGCAACAGCATGAGTTCGCCGCCCGAAAAATGGCAGCCGGGCCGCAAGGACCTGGCCCGGGTCGATGCATCACCGTCGGTGCAGCGCGCACTGGCCCTGTTCCAGATTTCCCAGGTTTACAGCCGGCCGGAGTTCCGCTCTGACGCACAGCGTGAATGGCGCTTTGCCATGCGCGACCAGGACGATGCCTTCCTGCTGGCCTCTGCCGAGCGGGCCAGCAAGGTCGGATTCTATGAAATGGCCATCTACAGTGCCGACCGCACCGATGATCGCCACGACTGGGAAATGCGCTACATGTCGCCCTACCGCGACAGTACCCGGCACTATGCCCGCATGCTGGATCTGGACGAAGCCTGGATCTATGGCCTGATCCGGCAGGAAAGCCGCTTCGTGCACATGGCCCGCAGCGGCGTGGGTGCCCAGGGCCTGATGCAGGTCATGCCGGCCACTGCCCGCTGGATTGCCGGCAAGATGGGCGTCAAGGACTACTCGATCATGGATGTGGACACCAACATCCAGTTCGGCACCTGGTACCTCAACTACGTCAACCAGTCGCTGGGACACCCGGTGCTGGCGACGGCCGGCTACAACGCAGGCCCCGGCCGGGCACGGGCCTGGCGGGCAGCGGTACCGCTGGAAGGTGCCATCTACACCGAAACCATCCCGTTTGACGAGACGCGCGACTATGTCAAAAAAGTGATGGCGAATGCCGTGCACTATGCTTCAGTGTTCAAGCACACGCCGCTGACGCTCAAGGCGCGGCTGGGCACCATCCCGGCCAGCGTGGCGCCGATTGACGGCCCCGCTTCAGCAGCCCCCGACGGACGCTGA
- a CDS encoding complex I NDUFA9 subunit family protein has protein sequence MNAIQRVALLGGGGFIGSWLTERLTETGKETVILTRRPDHAASARIFPTAEIVGVDACDTDALSQALAGCDAVVNLVGILHGSRAQFEKAHVALTISALAACRQAGIERYLHVSALGAAADSPSLYQQSKAAAEAHVRASALKWTIFRPSVVFGPQDRFLNLFARLLASLPCLPLAGAGCRFQPVWVGDVARALGSALELDTTVGQTLELAGPDILTLRELVEYVGELTGNERPVISLPDSLAMPQAGLMELLPGEPLMSRDNVRSLASDNVSQAGFPSGLLGFAPHSLFSLAPAWLASDSRQSRLDGYRSRTPANGPDAAV, from the coding sequence ATGAATGCGATCCAGCGCGTCGCCCTTCTTGGAGGTGGCGGTTTTATCGGCAGCTGGCTAACCGAGCGACTGACCGAGACCGGCAAGGAAACCGTCATCCTGACCCGACGGCCGGATCATGCCGCATCGGCCCGGATTTTCCCGACAGCCGAAATTGTCGGAGTGGATGCCTGCGATACGGATGCCTTGTCGCAGGCGCTGGCCGGCTGTGACGCTGTCGTCAATCTGGTCGGCATCCTGCACGGCAGCCGGGCGCAATTCGAAAAGGCACACGTGGCCCTGACCATCAGCGCCCTTGCCGCCTGCCGGCAGGCCGGCATCGAGCGCTACCTGCACGTCAGCGCCCTCGGTGCCGCTGCCGACAGTCCCAGCCTGTACCAGCAGAGCAAGGCGGCGGCCGAGGCGCACGTCCGGGCGTCGGCGCTCAAGTGGACCATTTTCCGGCCCTCGGTCGTGTTCGGCCCCCAGGACCGGTTTCTCAACCTGTTTGCCCGGCTGCTGGCCAGCCTGCCATGCCTGCCGCTTGCCGGTGCCGGTTGCCGGTTCCAGCCGGTCTGGGTCGGTGACGTGGCACGGGCACTCGGCTCGGCGCTGGAACTCGACACGACCGTGGGGCAGACGCTGGAACTGGCCGGCCCGGACATCCTGACCCTGCGCGAACTGGTGGAATACGTCGGCGAGCTGACCGGGAACGAACGTCCGGTCATCAGCCTGCCGGACAGTCTGGCCATGCCTCAGGCCGGCCTGATGGAACTGCTGCCCGGAGAGCCGCTGATGTCACGCGACAATGTCCGTTCCTTGGCGAGTGACAATGTCAGCCAGGCCGGGTTTCCGTCCGGCCTGCTGGGTTTTGCACCGCATTCGCTGTTCAGCCTGGCACCGGCGTGGCTGGCATCGGACTCGCGGCAGTCACGGCTTGACGGCTACCGGTCGCGTACTCCGGCCAACGGCCCGGATGCAGCGGTCTGA
- the alaS gene encoding alanine--tRNA ligase, with product MKASEIRQKYLDFFASKGHQIVPSSSLVPWEDPTLLFTNAGMNQFKDVFLGFDKRPYTRATTSQKCVRAGGKHNDLENVGYTARHHTFFEMLGNFSFGDYFKRDAIHYAWEFLTDPKWLGLPKEKLMVTVYASDDEAFDIWNKEIGVPAEKIVRIGDNKGAPYASDNFWQMGDTGPCGPCTEIFYDHGDHIWGGPPGSPDEDGDRFIEIWNNVFMQFNRTEDGVMNPLPKPSVDTGMGLERISAVLQGVHSNYEIDLFQNLIRAAARETGVPFSMDEPSLKVIADHIRACSFLIADGVMPSNDGRGYVLRRIIRRAIRHGYKLGQKGLFFHRLVTDLVAEMGDAYPELRAKQALIEDELKKEEIKFAETLDKGMALLEEALKDGVQVLDGKTAFQLYDTYGFPLDLTADICRERDLQVDQDGFDAAMEAQRAQSRAASTFKMGGKLDYAGDDTRFEGYAESTAEGRILALYKDGQPVDTLSAGDSGVVVLDRTPFYAEGGGQIGDTGSLAATGGLDALFDVTDTQKVTAAAFGHEGRLVRGQLKTGTTVVATIDLHRRRAIQRNHSVTHLMHAALRDVLGKHVTQKGSLVTAERTRFDFSHHEPVSAEQMAEIERIVNFVIGANYDVSARLMSMDDAQKLGAMALFGEKYGDVVRVLKMGDFSTELCGGTHVSRTGDIGFFKIVSEGGVAAGVRRIEAVTGEGAVAYVQSQDKLVRDACHMLKAQSHEEVAERIAALQDQLKGLDKEVARLKGKLAASAGEELAASAVTVNGARLLAAELEGADAATLRDTMDKLKDRLQSAVIVLASKADGKVQLAAGVTKDLTGKVKAGELVNFVAGQVGGKGGGKPDMAMAGGSKPEKLAEALASVQGWVTGKL from the coding sequence ATGAAAGCATCCGAAATCCGCCAGAAGTATCTGGATTTTTTCGCCTCCAAAGGCCACCAGATCGTACCGTCCAGCTCTCTGGTTCCGTGGGAAGATCCCACCCTGTTGTTTACCAATGCCGGCATGAACCAGTTCAAGGACGTGTTCCTCGGCTTTGACAAGCGTCCCTACACCCGCGCCACCACCAGCCAGAAATGCGTCCGCGCCGGCGGCAAGCACAATGACCTGGAAAACGTCGGCTATACCGCGCGTCACCACACTTTCTTTGAAATGCTGGGCAACTTCAGCTTCGGGGATTACTTCAAGCGCGATGCCATCCACTACGCCTGGGAATTCCTGACCGATCCCAAGTGGCTCGGCCTGCCCAAAGAAAAGCTGATGGTGACGGTCTACGCCAGTGACGACGAAGCGTTTGACATCTGGAACAAGGAAATCGGGGTTCCGGCCGAAAAGATCGTCCGCATCGGCGACAACAAAGGTGCGCCGTACGCCTCCGACAACTTCTGGCAGATGGGCGACACCGGCCCGTGCGGCCCGTGCACCGAAATCTTCTACGATCACGGCGACCACATATGGGGCGGCCCTCCGGGAAGCCCGGATGAAGACGGCGACCGTTTCATCGAAATCTGGAACAACGTGTTCATGCAGTTCAACCGCACCGAAGACGGTGTGATGAACCCGCTGCCCAAGCCCTCGGTGGACACCGGCATGGGCCTTGAGCGCATCTCGGCCGTACTGCAAGGCGTGCATTCCAACTATGAAATCGACCTGTTCCAGAACCTGATCCGTGCCGCTGCCCGCGAAACCGGCGTGCCGTTCAGCATGGACGAACCGTCGCTGAAAGTGATTGCCGACCACATCCGTGCCTGTTCGTTCCTGATCGCCGACGGCGTCATGCCGTCCAACGACGGCCGCGGCTACGTGCTGCGCCGCATCATCCGTCGCGCCATCCGTCACGGCTACAAGCTGGGCCAGAAGGGCCTGTTCTTCCATCGTCTGGTAACCGACCTGGTAGCCGAGATGGGTGATGCCTACCCGGAGTTGCGCGCCAAGCAGGCCCTGATCGAAGACGAGCTGAAAAAAGAAGAAATCAAGTTCGCCGAGACCCTCGACAAGGGCATGGCCCTGCTCGAAGAAGCCCTCAAGGACGGCGTACAGGTTCTGGACGGCAAGACCGCATTCCAGCTGTACGACACCTATGGCTTCCCGCTGGACCTGACCGCCGACATCTGCCGCGAGCGCGACCTGCAGGTCGACCAGGACGGCTTTGATGCCGCCATGGAAGCCCAGCGCGCCCAGAGCCGTGCAGCCAGCACCTTCAAGATGGGTGGCAAGCTCGATTACGCCGGTGACGACACCCGTTTTGAGGGCTATGCCGAATCGACCGCCGAAGGCCGCATTCTCGCGCTGTACAAGGACGGCCAGCCGGTCGACACCCTCTCCGCCGGCGACAGCGGCGTGGTGGTACTCGACCGCACGCCGTTCTACGCCGAAGGCGGTGGCCAGATCGGTGACACCGGCTCGCTGGCCGCCACCGGCGGACTGGATGCCCTGTTTGACGTGACGGACACACAGAAAGTGACCGCAGCCGCTTTCGGACACGAAGGCCGTCTGGTGCGCGGGCAGCTCAAGACCGGCACGACGGTCGTGGCCACCATTGACCTGCACCGCCGCCGCGCCATCCAGCGCAACCACTCGGTCACCCACCTGATGCATGCCGCCCTGCGCGATGTGCTGGGCAAGCACGTGACGCAGAAAGGTTCGCTGGTCACGGCCGAGCGGACCCGCTTCGACTTCTCGCACCACGAGCCGGTTTCGGCCGAACAGATGGCCGAAATCGAGCGCATCGTCAACTTCGTCATCGGCGCCAACTACGACGTCAGCGCCCGCCTGATGTCGATGGACGATGCCCAGAAGCTCGGTGCCATGGCCCTCTTCGGCGAAAAGTACGGCGATGTGGTCCGCGTCCTGAAAATGGGCGACTTCTCGACCGAACTGTGCGGCGGCACCCACGTCAGCCGCACCGGCGACATCGGCTTCTTCAAGATCGTTTCCGAAGGTGGCGTGGCTGCCGGCGTACGCCGTATTGAAGCCGTCACCGGCGAAGGTGCCGTGGCCTACGTGCAGTCCCAGGACAAGCTCGTGCGCGATGCCTGCCACATGCTCAAGGCCCAGTCGCACGAAGAAGTGGCCGAGCGCATTGCCGCCCTGCAAGACCAGCTCAAGGGGCTGGACAAGGAGGTCGCCCGCCTCAAGGGCAAGCTGGCTGCCAGCGCCGGTGAAGAGCTGGCCGCTTCGGCTGTCACCGTCAACGGTGCCCGCCTGCTGGCCGCCGAACTGGAAGGTGCGGATGCAGCTACCCTGCGCGACACCATGGACAAGCTCAAGGACCGCCTGCAATCAGCAGTCATCGTGCTGGCCAGCAAGGCTGACGGCAAGGTGCAGCTGGCTGCCGGTGTCACCAAGGACCTGACCGGCAAGGTCAAGGCTGGCGAGCTGGTCAACTTTGTCGCCGGACAGGTCGGCGGCAAGGGGGGGGGCAAGCCTGACATGGCCATGGCCGGCGGCAGCAAACCGGAAAAACTGGCCGAGGCACTGGCTTCGGTGCAGGGCTGGGTCACCGGCAAGCTGTAA
- a CDS encoding MFS transporter, producing MAASFAFFPSRRFLPLFCTQFLGALNDNLLKTAFLVLVSYAGLSFAGLPPEQIVNLAAAVFILPFFLFSATAGRVAEKLDKARVARAVKLAEVAIMVLAAWGFYTQHVSALLLALFLMGTHSTFFGPVKYAVLPQYLKGGELIGGNGLIEMGTFVAILVGQIGGALLVEGGHHATVGVLVAVALLGWLASAFMPVAPATAPQLQLSANVWRDTWQLMRSVRRYPEVGAAIMGISWFWLLGAVYTTQLPTFTRLHLGGNAEVYSVILALFSIGIAVGSVLCAKLSRGRLELGLVLLGGTGMTVFGIDLYLAAHEPWTGELLLLSQVLHSPWHWRPMADLFLLGQAGGFFTVPLYTWLQTAAPEEFRSQAIAANNIVNGLYMVAAAAASALILALTDSLALLFLLTALANVPALGRLCWRAPQVWQARWSWLAGLCGK from the coding sequence GTGGCTGCTTCGTTTGCCTTTTTTCCGTCCAGGCGGTTCCTGCCGCTGTTTTGCACCCAGTTTCTGGGCGCATTGAACGACAATCTGCTCAAGACCGCTTTTCTGGTACTGGTGAGTTATGCCGGGCTGTCGTTTGCCGGTTTGCCGCCCGAGCAGATCGTCAATCTGGCCGCTGCCGTATTCATCCTGCCGTTTTTCCTGTTTTCGGCCACGGCAGGCCGGGTGGCCGAAAAACTCGACAAGGCCCGGGTAGCGCGGGCCGTCAAGCTCGCCGAGGTCGCCATCATGGTGCTGGCAGCCTGGGGCTTTTATACCCAGCATGTCAGCGCGCTCCTGCTGGCACTGTTCCTGATGGGAACGCACTCGACCTTTTTCGGCCCGGTGAAATACGCCGTACTGCCACAGTACCTCAAGGGAGGCGAACTGATCGGTGGCAACGGCCTGATCGAAATGGGCACGTTCGTTGCCATCCTGGTAGGCCAGATCGGCGGGGCGCTGCTGGTCGAGGGTGGACACCATGCCACCGTCGGCGTGCTGGTGGCAGTGGCCCTGTTGGGCTGGCTGGCCAGTGCTTTCATGCCCGTGGCACCGGCGACGGCTCCGCAACTGCAACTGTCGGCCAATGTCTGGCGTGATACCTGGCAGTTGATGCGCTCCGTGCGCCGCTACCCGGAAGTCGGAGCGGCCATCATGGGCATTTCGTGGTTCTGGCTCCTGGGTGCTGTCTACACCACCCAGTTACCGACCTTTACCCGCCTGCACCTGGGCGGCAATGCCGAGGTGTATTCGGTCATTCTGGCGCTGTTTTCCATCGGCATTGCCGTGGGGTCGGTGCTGTGTGCCAAGCTGTCGCGCGGCCGGCTGGAACTGGGACTGGTGTTGCTGGGCGGCACGGGCATGACCGTGTTCGGCATCGACCTGTATCTGGCTGCACACGAACCGTGGACTGGCGAGCTGTTGCTGCTGTCACAGGTGCTGCACAGCCCGTGGCACTGGCGCCCGATGGCAGACCTGTTCCTGCTCGGGCAGGCGGGCGGATTTTTTACCGTCCCGCTGTATACCTGGCTACAGACGGCGGCGCCGGAGGAGTTCCGTTCCCAGGCCATTGCCGCCAACAATATTGTCAATGGGCTTTACATGGTGGCAGCTGCGGCAGCCAGTGCGCTGATCCTTGCCCTGACCGACAGTCTGGCCCTGCTGTTTTTGCTGACGGCCCTCGCCAATGTTCCGGCACTTGGACGGCTGTGCTGGCGGGCTCCCCAGGTCTGGCAAGCCCGCTGGAGCTGGCTGGCTGGCCTGTGCGGCAAATGA
- the trxB gene encoding thioredoxin-disulfide reductase, translated as MSQTRHSPLLILGSGPAGYTAAVYSARANLNPVLITGLAQGGQLMTTTEVDNWPADAAGVMGPELMQRFQQHAERFGTEMIFDQIHTVELRQRPFKLTGDAGEYTCDALIIATGASAQYLGLPSEEAFMGRGVSGCATCDGFFYKNQDVAVVGGGNTAVEEALYLANIARHVTLIHRREAFRAEKIMVDKLMEKVAAGKITLKLNAVLDEVLGDASGVTGARLKFKDDHAEEITVAGVFIAIGHKPNTDLFKGQLDMDETGYLITRGGRDGNATATSIEGVFAAGDVQDHIYRQAVTSAASGCQAALDAERFLDH; from the coding sequence ATGAGCCAAACCCGTCACAGCCCCCTGTTGATCCTCGGCTCCGGTCCTGCCGGTTACACAGCTGCCGTTTACTCTGCCCGCGCCAACCTGAATCCGGTGCTGATCACCGGTCTGGCACAAGGCGGCCAGCTGATGACCACGACCGAGGTCGACAACTGGCCGGCAGATGCCGCTGGCGTGATGGGCCCGGAACTCATGCAGCGCTTCCAGCAGCACGCCGAACGCTTCGGCACCGAAATGATCTTCGACCAGATCCACACGGTCGAGCTGCGCCAGCGCCCGTTCAAGCTGACCGGCGATGCCGGTGAATACACCTGCGATGCCCTGATCATCGCTACCGGCGCCTCGGCACAGTATCTGGGCCTGCCGTCCGAAGAGGCCTTCATGGGCCGCGGCGTGTCCGGTTGCGCCACCTGTGACGGCTTCTTCTACAAGAACCAGGATGTCGCAGTGGTCGGCGGCGGCAATACAGCCGTGGAAGAAGCCCTGTATCTGGCCAACATCGCCCGCCATGTCACCCTGATCCATCGCCGCGAAGCATTCCGTGCGGAAAAGATCATGGTCGACAAGCTGATGGAGAAAGTAGCTGCCGGCAAGATCACCCTCAAGCTGAATGCCGTGCTGGACGAAGTGCTGGGAGATGCATCCGGCGTCACCGGTGCCCGTCTGAAGTTCAAGGACGATCACGCAGAAGAAATCACCGTTGCCGGTGTCTTTATCGCCATCGGCCACAAGCCGAATACGGATCTTTTCAAGGGCCAGCTGGACATGGATGAAACCGGCTACCTGATCACCCGCGGTGGCCGGGACGGTAATGCAACCGCTACCAGCATCGAAGGCGTGTTCGCCGCCGGTGACGTGCAGGACCACATTTACCGTCAGGCAGTCACCAGCGCGGCATCCGGATGCCAGGCAGCACTGGATGCCGAGCGTTTTCTTGATCACTGA